GGGAACACTATCAGACCGACACCGGCTCCACCGGCAATGTCGGTTCATCCCCGCAGGCGCGGGGAACACAAAACACAACAAACAATTGCGGCTGTCACCACCGGTTCATCCCCGCAGGCGCGGGGAACACGGGGAGGTAGCATGAAAGACCTGATGGCATTGCGGTTCATCCCCGCAGGCGCGGGGAACACTGGATGATGGGTTGGCCGCTCGGAACGACAGCCGGTTCATCCCCGCAGGCGCGGGGAACACTGAGCGCGGTCTGTACGTCCGCCGAAAGTTACCGGTTCATCCCCGCAGGCGCGGGGAACACCCAACAGGCAGCACCGCATCTGTCGTAAAGGTCGGTTCATCCCCGCAGGCGCGGGGAACACACTTCCTACATCTTTATGATTTATCGAAAGAAAATGACCCGTGAATTTTCCACCGAAAAATCATGCCGATTTTGATGTATTTTTCCGAATTGTTAAAGAGCACTGAAATCCTCTTCATCGGGGATTTCGGGAAGAAAGGTCACAAGTTTCATGCCGTCCACGTCTTTGGGAATACGCCGATTGACACCAAGAGTTATGAAGTCGAATCCAGCTTCATTATTAGTCCGCCACGCGACAACGGCGTTCCCATCCTCGATGCCTGCCTCAACCTGTCCCCAGATCATATCTCGCACCTTGACCGAATAGTTCCCGACATAAACGCCGGCACGGATTTCGAGCAGCCAGGCAGCGAGTCGTCCTCGCAGACGTGGTGGTGCATTCTCAACTACGATGACCAGCATCGCCCAAGCCCTTTTTGTTGGGTATGGCAGGCTGGACTGCTTCAGGCGGCGGCTCTGGCGGCTTCTCACCACCCGCATCCAGAACATCGTTGATCATGGGGATAATACGGTCAAGCAATCTACTTTCGCGAAAAACATCTCGGCATGCCTGCCTCACCCTGCGCTCGGGAGTACCGGGCGACTGGGCTGCGACCTTGAAGGCTACGGGAACGACGGTATCAAACTTGACGATATCGGCAATATCATAGACGAAGGAAAGCGGCTTACCGGTGTGGATGAAGCCGATCGCGGGAGCGTAGCCGGCGGCGAGTATTGCGGCTTCAGTAACACCATACAGGCACGCAGTAGCGGCGGAGAGACAGCGGTTAGGGAGATCCGCTTTATCCCACTCCTGCTGATCGTAGCGCCGGCCTTTCCATGACACACCATGGCGTTTGGCGAGCAGTTCATAGGTTTTCTTAACCCGCGCCCCTTCGATGCCGCGCAGTTGCTCGACGCTGCGACGACTGGGCGGCTCTTCATTGAAGCGCAGGGCATACATCTTTCGCACAACGTTGAGGCGCAACTTGTCATCGAGCGCAAGTTTCGCTTGATACAGCAACTTATCGGACCTGGCACCTCCGGGTTGACCGGCAGAGTATAGTCGCACACCACCCTCGCCCACCCAAACCAACAACGTACCCACCTTGGCGGCTAATGCCGCGGCGCGATGCGATAACCGCACACCCGGCTCAAGCAAGAGGCAGGCGGTTCCGCCGAGCGGAACATGGGTTCGCACACCATTCTTGTCGATCATCACGAAAGCGCCGTCACGCACATCCACATGGCAGCGCTCGACAAAGAGAATGGAGTTTCGCTCCTTTAGGGGGATAGGGTCTATATCAGGAAGCATCGCCTACATGCGCTCGCCTGTGATTAGTTCAGGATCTAGACACGACGAACCATGAGCAAGCCACATCCGAGCCCTTTGGCTGGCCCTATCCCAGAGAACAGCGCCTCCCTAAAAGCCTGTTCATCGGTGACCGTCAAAAGACCACCAAAGTCAAGCGTACTGAAACTGATGGTTTTTGTCCCACGCCGTTTGCTGCTTTTGTGCTGCTCGTAACCATCCACAGTGATCAGCCCTTCTTCAAAGCTGAAACCGTGCCGTTCCGCACGCGGCCTCAGCCAAGCGAGTCCAGCATCGCGGATGATTGCCTGTAGCGACGGGCGCTCACGGGGGGGCATATCTTTGAATCCAATACGTTTTTTATGATCCATCACCACGTCATGACGCTGACGTCTGCCGTCGCCATTTTTTCGCGTCACCACCGGATTGGCGCGCAGGCTGAAAGCCAGCCTCATCCCCTTTTCGATCCTGGGCGTATAGGGTTTGATGTCGATGGTCCAGAGCCCATCATCATCCTGCGGCTCTCGCTCCGAGACGGTGTAATAACGCGGCCAGTGACCGGCATCCTCACGGCGGTAGAGAAAATCGCGCTCATCCACCCCCTCAAAGAGCCGCCAGACAAACTGATGGTGGCGATAATCATCGACTGCCAGGCTTTTGAGCAAACTTGTCACGCCCGGTCCGGAACGGTTAAGTTCGATACGGCTGAGATACATCACTCCCCCCTACCCGTTGTCGCCATCTGTTCGCTACGGTAATACTCATCGCGCTCACCGAACTGCCATCGCCTACGGCTGGTCGGTTCGTCGCGTCGCGGGCTGATGTGTAGCGCCTCCATGCCGGGGGCATCTGTCGCCTCCCAAGCAAAAATTCGCTCTTCACTCTCCGGCAGCAAATCCAGAATCGGTTCTTGCGGAAAGCTCGCCCGGTCAAACGCCTCTCTGAGATTCGCCGCCGTCACGATATGCGGCGCCAGTGGCAGCGCAGGCGGACAAGCCTTGCGGCCCAGATATAGGGTAAAGTGCGGACGGCGCAAGGCCTCTTCCAGCTGCGCCAGGGTCGGTGCCGGACTCTCTTCTGTGCGCCAGAGCGCGACGGTGTAGAGGGCATCGGTTCGATAGTCGCGCTGGGAGAGCAGGGTGTTCACCCTGTCGGCGCCAAGCTCGTCGCGGCGGGTGCGGTAGACCACCCCCCGGCGTTCCGGCGGCACCTGCACGGTGTGATAGTCGCGCAGCAGTTCACCACTGCGTTCAACACAAACCGCAAGCCCGAGGGAGGAGGCCAGTTCTCGCTGGCGTGCTTCTTCATCGCGACGGATCCCAAGCGCCGCGGCCAAAAGGCCGATAATAGCGGAACGACCAGGCCAAGCCGCCGAGGGCCGGACTTCCCCCACGGCAGTCTCGCCCCATGAGGCAAGCGGGCCGTAGAGGCGTAATAACAGATACTCGCTCATGGGGTTCACTCCGTGATGCAGTCGATGATCTCCCTGAGCCCACCCTTGCCGCTGACAAGGTTCATCACCTCTCGTTTGTCGGCACAGGCGCCGTAGGCCTTGTCCATTGCAGACACGGTTTTGTCCAGCGATGTCACCGATTGCTCCAAAATATCGGCACCATTTACCGGCTTGAGGAAGGCCACAGAAAGCGAGCGGGGCTGCTGATCACCCACCTCGGCGAGAATGTAAGAGGCGCGCGCCCGCGAGGCGAAGCTGTTCTGCTTTCCTGTCGGCGCAATGGTCGCGGCCGACTCGGTCAGCGCTGCCAACGCCTTGTCGGCCAGGGCCTCGTCGCCACCGAGATTATTCTTCAGTAACTCACGATCGACACAGATATATTGATAGAAGAGACCGGCAGCAAATTCGGTTTCACCCATATGCCCGGCTCCGACATCCTCTTCGCCGTTATTGAGATCGTCCACGGCGGTGAAAAAATCATCCTCCACCGTCACCTTGTGCACGCTGATGGCATGAGCAACTTGCGCAGCCGCCTCGGTATTGTACCCTGGGTCACTGGCAAGCATGCGACCAAAAAGCGCGATATCAGCAGCACTGTGGTGTTTGCGCAAAAGGTTCAGCTCATCATTTTCCGGCCCGTCACCACGCTCGGCCAACTTATCACAAAGTGCGCTGATCGCCTCACGCTCTTCCGGACTGAAGTGCGCAAGCTGCTCGATATCCAGCATATGCAGTGGATCCTTATTCTTTTTGTCTTCCTTTTTGGCCTTACCGAAAATACCAGCGATAGCTATGGCCCACGCCTTGGCATCCTTCTCCTTCACACCCTTATTGACAAGATCCTTGTAGATCTCTCGCCCCATCTCTTTGGTGCGAACGCCCAGATGACCACGCAGCGATTGCTGGAACAACTCCGAAGTCCGCCAAGCTCGTTTCAGGCTCTGGGAGGAAATACGCAGGCGCTGTGCGCCGCCCATCATGGCGGTTTTTGGCCGACCCAGATCGTCGCGGTTGAGATTGGCCGGCGGGTAGGCAGTGAGAAGATGAAGTTGTGCAAATCGGCTCATGACTTACTCCTTGTTTCGTTAATATGGTTATCTGTTTCAGTCCACTACCTTGGGAAAGTAGGCAAGTGCCCAGCGCTTGCGCACCCTGTCACCCCAGTAATAGATTGACGTGGCCAGGTCGCTGATATTGGCCTTCTCGTCCAGTTGACGGATGACCCGGATCATCGAAGGATAGATGTCCTCAAACGGTTCCTTGAGCAGGCGGCGGAAACGTAACGAGCTGAGCAGTGGCTTACCCCCTTTCGACTCCGACTCGGCCATCTGCTCGGCCAGAGGTTTCGACCTCTTGACCCTGACGTGGGCGAGCAGGCCGGCGATAGCCGCCAGGCGGTGAATCTCATATCCCTCCAGCTGTGTGTCATCGCTCTTTTCTGTCAGTGCGCCAAGGCGCCGGAGTAGACGGTGGAATGCCGGTTCCAGCATTACTTCTTCAGGCGTTTTACAGCGGCGCAACCGCGCTCGCCCGCCAGTGTCGTTCTGCAAACCCTCCCACCATTCGGCCAGGATCTCGCCGGCGGGCTTGTCTGGGCGGAAGTCAATCTGCATTAGCGGTCTCCTTTACTCCCATTGTCTTAACCTTCTTTGGCTTGGAAAGCCCAAGCAGTTCATACAGCTTGTTACCTTTCAGCCTCTTGCGCAGGTCGATGTGAGCGCGGGCGATGCGCGCCAGTTCCCCTTCATCGAGCGCGCCGCTCTCGGCGCGCTCCTCGAACAGCCTTTCCGCTTCACTTCGCAGGCGTTGCAGCCAGCGCTCACGTAGTGGGACCTCATCTCCACCGTTCAGCGCCACTTCATGACTCTCGCGCAGCAGGGTATAGAAGGCTTCCTCGGTTCGCACCATGAACTCATGGCGAATAAAGCTGGTATCGCCCTTGGCGTCGCCGGGCCTGCTGAACCACGCCTCCTTGACGGCACTCCGGGTGTAATAGGCAGCCTGTGTGGCTGCGTCGATCAGATTGTCCACCTGACGGATGAAGCGCCGCCGCCCCTCCCCTTCGGGCAACAGATAGAGTGGAACCGTGGTCTCATACCAGGCTCGCGCCTTCATGTTGTCCATGTCATAGCCACTGGACCAGAGGCGCAGTTGCGCATTGTCCATTCTGCGATGCTCATGGAAGTAACTCACCACTTGGGCCGGTTTGCGCGCCTCGCCCGGCGTGATCCAACCGCTCCAGTGGCGGAAGCTGAAGCCGCCGGGCTGGGCATGGTTTGGCATCGGCATGCCGCTTTTCTCGTCGATGTAGTGGGGTGTCAGCGGATGCTCCCAAGCACCGCTGTAATTGATACCGTAGTTCTTCGTCACATAGCGGCTCAGCAGCGTTTCACTCGCCGTGGAGCAGATATCGCACTCCCCCTCAACCGGCGCTTCCAGCTCCAGACGGATGCGCCGCGGCATGCCCCAGTACATCTGCAAGGGGTGGGCATGCTCGGGCAGGGTGTCCTCACCCCCCTTGCCGCTGATTCGTGTCGGCGCGAGCCAGGGGAAAATGGCGGCCGGTTCGGCGCGCTCGGAGTTACCGGTAAGTTGGCAGATATGCGACTGCGGCAGGATATTGAGCCAGAGATCGCGCCACAGGGTTGCCGCCACCTTTTCCCCCTTGGGGTCGAGCACCACCAGCGTCGTCAGCGGGCCGCCGCCACGCAAGGAGGTACGGTGCCCCGCGCCGCCGCCCGGAGCACTGGTTTGCAGCGTAAACAGGGCGGCGGCGGCGCAGGCGGGGCAGATGTGGTTCACACCGCCACGCTTGATGAAGTGGTCGGTGTTGTTGCGGAGAGTATTGGCGCCAGGGATCTCGATCAGCAACGAGGCGATCGGCTTGGGATCGTCGTCCAGTTCATCAAAATCCTGCAAGAAGCGCGGCCCCTCACCGCCCAGTTCAAAATAGTCGACATAGGGACCAACCAGCTCCTGCAGCTGCTGCGGTGAGGGCGGCGCTTCCAACCACTCGTCCCAGTCGATCCCCCTCTGCGCGTCGGGGGCAGCCGCCGTCTGCAACAGACCGATCAGAAACTGCGCCAGCGCCCCCTGGAAATCGGGCCGGGCAGCGTCCAGGGCGGTGACCGGATCGCTGTCGTGGCCGTCGGTTAGTTCCCAAGGGGCGATCCGTTCGCGTCGGCCGCTCCTTCTGCGGACGGGGAGCCATTGATCATTAATCAAATTCATTATCCGTACCTCTCACTCCAACTCAACGGTTTTGCGCCACATAATTAGCACTCATCCCCTACCAACAGCCCTTCAAGGCCACTGTAACGCACCGTCACACTATCGCCATAGCCGTTATCTGCGATCCCCTTATCCTCCTGATCGAGCAGCAGCAGCACGCCCCAGCGCCCTTTGGCGGGCAATGTTTCGAGCGTCTGTTCCCACAGTGCTTCGGTAACCGCCGCCGGCCGCTGCGCGGAGGCAATCTTCGCCGTCAACATCGATAACGAGGATAGCTGCCAGGGAAATTCACCCTCCTGTCGCAGGGGCACGATGTCACCGCCTTCCCTGCGCGCCAGATAAACCGGAGTGCTGTCGCCGAGACGGGTCGGCGCCCTCTCCTCGGACCACCAGCGTCCAACCCCGGTAGCACCATAATGGGCCGTTATCCTGAAGGCGTTGTAGTCGGCGAGACTCCCTTCACTGCTCTGCACACCGGCTGAAGCGATATCGCTGGTTTCCAATCCTGCCGGAAACGCCACGTCGTCACCATAGACACCTTCGATCAGGCCGCGGGCATCATCCGGCATGACGAAGCTGCCTTTCGCCATCAGCAGACGCAGGCCCAGCCAGAGGCGGGCGTGGTTGGGATAGACGTAGGCGGCCTTTGGGAGAAACGCGGAAAACCATGTTTCTTCAGGCTCGTCCAACGGCTCCGGCGCGTAGAGGTGAAGCACTGGCGTGCCGCGGCAATCCTCGCCGTCGATGGGATTCCCGGCTTGATCACGCCGGTGGCGATGCAGCCGCCCGGCACGCTGGATGATGAGATCAATGGGAGCCAGGTCGGATATCATGTAATCGAAGTCGATATCCAGCGACTGCTCTACCACCGGGGTGGCGATGAGAATCTGCCTTTTGCGCACGCTCGCCCCTCCCTCCTTGCCGAAACGTTTGACTACACGTGTCTCGATGGCCAGTCGATCGCCGAGGGCGTAGCGGGCATGAAAGAGATCGATTTCCCATTCGGGATGGCGCGCCGTCAGCTCGCGCCACGCCCAGCGGGCGTCGTGAACGGTATTGCGTATCCAACAGAGGCATTCCCCCCGTTCCATCGCCTGAGTCATGAGCGCCTCGGCCTGCTCCAGGGAATCGATGCGTTCGACTGCAACGGTACGGCAGACCTCGGGACGGGATTCGAGCACCTTCTCCTGCAATGCTTCGCTATTGGCACAGGTCATCAACGGGTAGTCCTCTTCGCCTACTCGCTCTATCCGCTTTGTCTGACTTTCGATGCCAACGTAAAAGGCGTCGAGAAGGGCCTGCCGCTGGTTTTGCGGCAGGGTGGCGGAGAGCAGAATGGCGCTGCCGCCGGAGGAGGCATGGAATGTGAGCAGGGCCTTGAGCAGATGGAAGAGATAGGCGTCATAGGCATGAACCTCATCGACGATCAGCACCTTGCCGAGCAGCCCCAGCAGTCGCAGAGACTGGTGTCGCGAAGGAAGCACCCCCAGTACCGCCTGGTCGACGGTCCCCACTCCCACCTCGGCCAGCAACGACTTTTTCGGATTATCGGCCAGCCAACCGGCACAGTGGAACTGGGCCGGCTCAGTGCCGTCGCCGTAATCGTTGTTCCCCGCGACCGGATAGTCCTCGATGGCGTCGCGAAAGCCCCTATGCAGCCGCCGCGCACCATGGGCCAGCACCAGCGACGGCGCCGCCTTCTCGATATAAAGATGGCGATAGACCTGTCCCATGCGCTCAAACATGGCATTGGCGGTAGCCATGGTGGGGAGAGCAAAGTAAAGCCCCCGGACACCCTGCTCAGCCATCAGACGGTGGGCGAGGATGAGTGCCGCCTCGGTCTTGCCGGCGCCTGTGACGTCCTCCAGCAGATAGAGCGCCGGGCCGGAGTACAACTGCAGTGACTGGCAGTGGGCCTGAAGGGGTGTCAGAGTCGTAAAGTATGAACCGAAAAGCTCAGTGGGCTTCTTGACAGGCGCAATAGGTGTCGGCACCACCCCTGAGCGCTGGACCGCCTTTTCCGCCTGCACCAAGGCGCGCTGCCAGTATTCCTCAAGAGGGATGACTTCTTCAACCAAAGGGAAGTATCTCTGATTCGAACCCAGCCAATCACACAGCACCGCCAACCCGGCCAACCACCAGGAGGCCTTCGCGACCGTTTCCGCCGGGGGTAGCGGCGTATCGGCACCAAGCCCGCGCAACTCGCGCCAGTCATCAAAGAAGTCCTTGGCTGCTTCCCTGGCGGTCTCGGGAAAATAGGATTCCGGAACCTCTCGCACTGAGGCATCTTTTGCGGAGACAGGTTTACCATGGTGCCCAAGCACCGTATGCAACCAGTAGTCGGCGGCTGTATCATAAGAGGGACGTCGTCCGCCGGCCGTCAGGCTGAGCAGGCCTCGTTCGGCACCATAGGGGTACAGTGTGGTGCGCCAAAGCAATTCACCGAGCACATCATGGCGCACATAGGGAAGTTCCGCCTGTTCACCTTGGAGTTTGTTGAACAACTCAGGCTGCAATGCCTGAAAATGGCGGGCGAATTTCCCGATATCGTGCAAGCCCAGAAAAAACACAACAAAAGAAACAAAGTCTTCCTCGTCAAGACCCAACATCTGTGCCAGTTGCCGACGAACATACTCATTTCTAGCGAGGTACACGTCACCTACCGCAGCAACATCCAAACAATGGTATGGTAAGAGGTGGCACAAGCCCCCCTCTCCGCTCTTCCCCCAATACTTGTAGTAATTTGGATATGTTTTCTGCACCACTTCACTTTCTCAGTTATTGTGTTTTCTGAAAGCAGTCTACCCCCTCCGGGGATCAAAACCTGATCCACTCCTGCCAATACTCACCGCGGCCTCCTAAAGTCTGGGATTTCTGGCATATCGGTGTCATGCCGTTGAATTCAGTCCCTACCGAACCTCTGTTCTGAGCGGACATCTGACTTGACGCCCGGACATTATTGTCCGATACTCTTTCCGTTCCCAGGGATCGGGATCATGACCGGAAACGAGTTGCTCAGAAAACTCAGGCGGTATGCGAAGGAGCACGGAATAAGGCTGCGGCTGGTTTCGCATCGCGGCAAAGGCAGTCATGTCACACTCTACCTTGGGGCACGGCGGACTGTGTTGAAAGACCGAAAGCAGGAAATCGGGCCCGGTCTTCTGAACGCGATACTGCGACAGCTGGGCATCGAGAAGCACGACATCGACTGAGTGTATCAACCATGGCCAAGTCGCAACTCCAATTCGCATATCCCATGCTGGTGACAGAAGACGATGCCGGCCGTCTGCTCGCACGCTTCCCTGACTTTCCGGAAGCCCTCACGGATGCGCCGGACCTCGAAACCCTTCTGGAGGAGGCGACTGACTGCCTGGATGAAGCCGTGGCGGCCCGCATTGCCGAAGGCATGCCGCTGCCGCATCCTGCGCAAGCCGTGAAAGGCCGGGTCCACTGGATCATGCTTCCCGCACAGACGGCCGCCAAGGCAGCGCTGTATGCCGCATTGCGGGATTCCGGCCTTTCCAAATCGGGCCTGGCCCGTCGTCTGGGCTGTGATGAAAAAGAGGTGCGCCGCATGCTCGACCCCCGCCATGCCACCCGTCTTCCCCGGATTGAAGCCGCCCTGGATGCATTGGGTAAGCGCCTGATCGTCCATACTGAGGATGTCGCCTGACCACAAGGCCCATTTCTGCCTATCCATCTTGTATCAGGTCTCGGGATCAGAATCCGTCCTCCCTTACCGATACCTCGCCAGCGCCGCCTCCAGCCGTGAGCGCACCTGGTGTCGCAGTTCCTCCGGTCCCAGCACCTCGACCTCGGGGCCGTACTTGAGGATGTCCATGATCAGTTCGGTGGGCTCGCTGTAGGGGATCTTCAGCTCATACCGGCCGTCCCACAACACCTCGCCCTGCTGGCGGGGATGCCAGTGTTCATCGGCCACCCATCTGGCGGCGGTCTGGCTGAACACCAGGTGGGCGAGCTTGTCCGCCGGACCGGCGAAGATGCCATAGGCGGCGGCGTAATGGCGGTCCAGTTCATCCTCGTCCCGCTCCAGCGCCGCCTCCTGCAGCACCTCGACGGGCTGGATGCGGTCGACGGCGAAGCTGCGCAGGCCTGCGCGGAGATGGCACCAGGCATCCAGGTACCAGTTGTCACGGTAGTAGACCAGCCGCTGGGGCGAGACGACGCGCTCGGTGATCGCATCACGCGCCCGGCCATGGTAGAGCATGCGCAGGCGCCGGCGCTGCATCATGGCACCGGCAATCCGGCGGAAGAATTTCAGGTCGGTCTGGCGGGTCGCCAGGGGCAGGATGCGCACCCGTTTCTCGATCTCGTTTGCGCCTATGCGTTCATCGCGCAGCAGCCGCTCCAGGCGCTCGCGCAGGGGCTGGATGCATTCATCCAGCAGGCCTTCCTGGATGCCGCCCAGAAGATGGTAGGTAGTCAGCAGCGCATGCAGTTCTTCCGCGTTGAACCAGAGCCCTGGCAGCTCATACCGGGGCGTCTCGTCGCGGGCATAACAATAGCCCTGGCGCTCGGGGTCATAGTCGATGGGGGCGCCCAGGCGCTCACGGAAGTGCCTGATGATGCGCTTGACGGTGGGTTCCGAGCATTCCAGCTCGGCCACCAGTGTCTTCAACGGCACCGGGTATCGCCGGGATTTGAGGATCCGATCCAGTTCGTAGATGCGGTCGAATTTATCCAACTGTCTCTGCTTATTATTTTCACTCACCCCAACCATAGCATGTCATGGAGCGGCCGGACAGCCTGAGCGCACCATTCTGGTTCGCACCATCGTATGGACAATGTTGGGTTACGCTTCGCTCCACCCAACCTACCCTGGATTCACCGGTTAATGGGGACTATGTTCTCTGCATCCCGTTTATGACGAAGGACCGGCGCTAATGCACACGAGGACACAGCAGTGCCTGCTGTTCGATCTCGACGGCGTGCTCTATCAGGGCGAGACGCCTGTCACGGGTGCCGTCGAAACCCTCGCCTGGGTACGGGAGCAGGATATCCCGCACCTGTTTCTTACCAACACCACCTCGCGCCCGCGTTCGGCACTGGTGGACAAGCTGGGGCGCATGGGCATCGACATCGGTGCCGACAGGCTGCTCACCCCGCCGGTGGCGGCGGTACGCTGGCTGGAGGCGCATGTTCACGGACCGGTTGCGCTGTTCGTGCCTGAAGCCACCCGGGCGGAATTCGAGTCACTGGATCTCGTTACGGAGGATACGCTGGAGGCGGCGGCGGTGGTGGTCGGCGATCTGGGCGCGGGCTGGGACTACGCCATCCTCAACCGCGCCTTCCGGCTGCTGATGCAGCAGCCGCAGCCGGCGCTGGTCGCGCTGGGGATGACCCGTTACTGGCAGGCGGCCGACGGTCTGCGGCTGGACGCCGGCGCCTTTGTCGCCGCGCTCAGTCATGCCGCGGGAGTGGAACCGGTGGTGCTGGGCAAGCCGGCCGCGCCCTTCTTCCGGACTGCCTGTGACATGCTCGGCGTCGAACCGGGGCACGCCGTCATGATCGGCGACGATATCCGCGGCGACATCGAGGGCGCGCAACGCGCCGGCCTGCAGGCCGTGCAGGTGC
This sequence is a window from Thiohalobacter thiocyanaticus. Protein-coding genes within it:
- the cas6e gene encoding type I-E CRISPR-associated protein Cas6/Cse3/CasE produces the protein MYLSRIELNRSGPGVTSLLKSLAVDDYRHHQFVWRLFEGVDERDFLYRREDAGHWPRYYTVSEREPQDDDGLWTIDIKPYTPRIEKGMRLAFSLRANPVVTRKNGDGRRQRHDVVMDHKKRIGFKDMPPRERPSLQAIIRDAGLAWLRPRAERHGFSFEEGLITVDGYEQHKSSKRRGTKTISFSTLDFGGLLTVTDEQAFREALFSGIGPAKGLGCGLLMVRRV
- the casB gene encoding type I-E CRISPR-associated protein Cse2/CasB, which produces MQIDFRPDKPAGEILAEWWEGLQNDTGGRARLRRCKTPEEVMLEPAFHRLLRRLGALTEKSDDTQLEGYEIHRLAAIAGLLAHVRVKRSKPLAEQMAESESKGGKPLLSSLRFRRLLKEPFEDIYPSMIRVIRQLDEKANISDLATSIYYWGDRVRKRWALAYFPKVVD
- the cas2e gene encoding type I-E CRISPR-associated endoribonuclease Cas2e; the encoded protein is MLVIVVENAPPRLRGRLAAWLLEIRAGVYVGNYSVKVRDMIWGQVEAGIEDGNAVVAWRTNNEAGFDFITLGVNRRIPKDVDGMKLVTFLPEIPDEEDFSAL
- a CDS encoding type II toxin-antitoxin system HicA family toxin; amino-acid sequence: MTGNELLRKLRRYAKEHGIRLRLVSHRGKGSHVTLYLGARRTVLKDRKQEIGPGLLNAILRQLGIEKHDID
- the cas5e gene encoding type I-E CRISPR-associated protein Cas5/CasD; its protein translation is MSEYLLLRLYGPLASWGETAVGEVRPSAAWPGRSAIIGLLAAALGIRRDEEARQRELASSLGLAVCVERSGELLRDYHTVQVPPERRGVVYRTRRDELGADRVNTLLSQRDYRTDALYTVALWRTEESPAPTLAQLEEALRRPHFTLYLGRKACPPALPLAPHIVTAANLREAFDRASFPQEPILDLLPESEERIFAWEATDAPGMEALHISPRRDEPTSRRRWQFGERDEYYRSEQMATTGRGE
- the cas7e gene encoding type I-E CRISPR-associated protein Cas7/Cse4/CasC yields the protein MSRFAQLHLLTAYPPANLNRDDLGRPKTAMMGGAQRLRISSQSLKRAWRTSELFQQSLRGHLGVRTKEMGREIYKDLVNKGVKEKDAKAWAIAIAGIFGKAKKEDKKNKDPLHMLDIEQLAHFSPEEREAISALCDKLAERGDGPENDELNLLRKHHSAADIALFGRMLASDPGYNTEAAAQVAHAISVHKVTVEDDFFTAVDDLNNGEEDVGAGHMGETEFAAGLFYQYICVDRELLKNNLGGDEALADKALAALTESAATIAPTGKQNSFASRARASYILAEVGDQQPRSLSVAFLKPVNGADILEQSVTSLDKTVSAMDKAYGACADKREVMNLVSGKGGLREIIDCITE
- the casA gene encoding type I-E CRISPR-associated protein Cse1/CasA, which codes for MNLINDQWLPVRRRSGRRERIAPWELTDGHDSDPVTALDAARPDFQGALAQFLIGLLQTAAAPDAQRGIDWDEWLEAPPSPQQLQELVGPYVDYFELGGEGPRFLQDFDELDDDPKPIASLLIEIPGANTLRNNTDHFIKRGGVNHICPACAAAALFTLQTSAPGGGAGHRTSLRGGGPLTTLVVLDPKGEKVAATLWRDLWLNILPQSHICQLTGNSERAEPAAIFPWLAPTRISGKGGEDTLPEHAHPLQMYWGMPRRIRLELEAPVEGECDICSTASETLLSRYVTKNYGINYSGAWEHPLTPHYIDEKSGMPMPNHAQPGGFSFRHWSGWITPGEARKPAQVVSYFHEHRRMDNAQLRLWSSGYDMDNMKARAWYETTVPLYLLPEGEGRRRFIRQVDNLIDAATQAAYYTRSAVKEAWFSRPGDAKGDTSFIRHEFMVRTEEAFYTLLRESHEVALNGGDEVPLRERWLQRLRSEAERLFEERAESGALDEGELARIARAHIDLRKRLKGNKLYELLGLSKPKKVKTMGVKETANAD
- a CDS encoding type II toxin-antitoxin system HicB family antitoxin; protein product: MAKSQLQFAYPMLVTEDDAGRLLARFPDFPEALTDAPDLETLLEEATDCLDEAVAARIAEGMPLPHPAQAVKGRVHWIMLPAQTAAKAALYAALRDSGLSKSGLARRLGCDEKEVRRMLDPRHATRLPRIEAALDALGKRLIVHTEDVA
- a CDS encoding CRISPR-associated helicase/endonuclease Cas3; the encoded protein is MVQKTYPNYYKYWGKSGEGGLCHLLPYHCLDVAAVGDVYLARNEYVRRQLAQMLGLDEEDFVSFVVFFLGLHDIGKFARHFQALQPELFNKLQGEQAELPYVRHDVLGELLWRTTLYPYGAERGLLSLTAGGRRPSYDTAADYWLHTVLGHHGKPVSAKDASVREVPESYFPETAREAAKDFFDDWRELRGLGADTPLPPAETVAKASWWLAGLAVLCDWLGSNQRYFPLVEEVIPLEEYWQRALVQAEKAVQRSGVVPTPIAPVKKPTELFGSYFTTLTPLQAHCQSLQLYSGPALYLLEDVTGAGKTEAALILAHRLMAEQGVRGLYFALPTMATANAMFERMGQVYRHLYIEKAAPSLVLAHGARRLHRGFRDAIEDYPVAGNNDYGDGTEPAQFHCAGWLADNPKKSLLAEVGVGTVDQAVLGVLPSRHQSLRLLGLLGKVLIVDEVHAYDAYLFHLLKALLTFHASSGGSAILLSATLPQNQRQALLDAFYVGIESQTKRIERVGEEDYPLMTCANSEALQEKVLESRPEVCRTVAVERIDSLEQAEALMTQAMERGECLCWIRNTVHDARWAWRELTARHPEWEIDLFHARYALGDRLAIETRVVKRFGKEGGASVRKRQILIATPVVEQSLDIDFDYMISDLAPIDLIIQRAGRLHRHRRDQAGNPIDGEDCRGTPVLHLYAPEPLDEPEETWFSAFLPKAAYVYPNHARLWLGLRLLMAKGSFVMPDDARGLIEGVYGDDVAFPAGLETSDIASAGVQSSEGSLADYNAFRITAHYGATGVGRWWSEERAPTRLGDSTPVYLARREGGDIVPLRQEGEFPWQLSSLSMLTAKIASAQRPAAVTEALWEQTLETLPAKGRWGVLLLLDQEDKGIADNGYGDSVTVRYSGLEGLLVGDEC
- the cas1e gene encoding type I-E CRISPR-associated endonuclease Cas1e, whose translation is MLPDIDPIPLKERNSILFVERCHVDVRDGAFVMIDKNGVRTHVPLGGTACLLLEPGVRLSHRAAALAAKVGTLLVWVGEGGVRLYSAGQPGGARSDKLLYQAKLALDDKLRLNVVRKMYALRFNEEPPSRRSVEQLRGIEGARVKKTYELLAKRHGVSWKGRRYDQQEWDKADLPNRCLSAATACLYGVTEAAILAAGYAPAIGFIHTGKPLSFVYDIADIVKFDTVVPVAFKVAAQSPGTPERRVRQACRDVFRESRLLDRIIPMINDVLDAGGEKPPEPPPEAVQPAIPNKKGLGDAGHRS